From the Phreatobacter oligotrophus genome, one window contains:
- a CDS encoding methyl-accepting chemotaxis protein, protein MHFLSHVKVLPKILGLIAILAAVSGVITYVGSTSLRSLSDATDVMERSANQALLSSRMNRLVALLNRNEYAIAADPRPENVAQLKQQIATLQREFTELRQRLARDLPADYLAQLAKVDESIKAYQVELDDTFVQAAKVKRFEVNDDLANLHKSVESSRVVAEQLGGAVRSLSDALERNVASVSSAATAEYKASAFFMQMVAGIGIVVGLALGVMIGQFGIAGPIAKIVATLQQLAAGHYNVTVEGETRRDEVGDVARAAVIFRENGLEKLRLEEEQAAAGLRAAEEKRKAMNDLADRFDRAVGGIVGSVSSAATELEAAAKTLTSTAEETSIQTSAVSSASEQMANNVQTVASATEEMSISAREIASQVTRSTEIAEKAVHEAGDTARKMQDLSSATQSIGAIVSLIEAIAGQTNLLALNATIEAARAGEAGKGFAVVAAEVKQLADQTSKATAQIGAQISQIQSASGSAAQAIEAITETIRNMSAISTSIAAAMEEQTSATNEIARNVQQASAGTAEVSSNIEGVNQAASSTGAAAAQVLGSAAELSRNAERLRGELQTFLSNVRAA, encoded by the coding sequence ATGCACTTCCTCTCGCACGTCAAGGTGCTGCCCAAGATTCTCGGGCTGATCGCCATCCTCGCCGCCGTGTCCGGCGTCATCACCTATGTCGGCTCGACCTCGTTGCGGTCGCTCAGCGACGCCACCGACGTCATGGAACGGTCGGCCAACCAGGCGCTGCTCTCCTCACGGATGAACCGCCTCGTCGCCCTGCTCAACCGCAACGAATATGCCATTGCCGCCGATCCGCGGCCCGAGAACGTGGCGCAGCTGAAGCAGCAGATCGCCACCCTCCAGCGGGAGTTCACCGAGCTGCGGCAGCGCCTGGCGCGCGATCTGCCTGCCGACTACCTCGCCCAGCTCGCCAAGGTGGACGAGTCGATCAAGGCCTATCAGGTCGAGCTCGACGACACCTTCGTGCAGGCCGCCAAGGTGAAGCGGTTCGAGGTGAACGACGATCTCGCAAACCTCCACAAGTCCGTTGAATCGAGCCGTGTCGTGGCTGAGCAACTCGGTGGCGCTGTGCGGTCCCTTTCCGACGCGCTCGAGCGCAATGTTGCCTCGGTCTCGTCCGCAGCCACCGCCGAGTACAAGGCCAGCGCCTTCTTCATGCAGATGGTCGCCGGCATCGGTATCGTCGTCGGTCTCGCCCTCGGCGTCATGATCGGCCAGTTCGGCATTGCCGGCCCGATCGCCAAGATCGTCGCCACCCTCCAGCAGCTGGCCGCCGGCCACTACAATGTGACCGTCGAAGGTGAGACGCGCCGCGACGAGGTGGGCGATGTCGCCCGCGCTGCGGTCATCTTCCGCGAAAACGGTCTTGAGAAGCTGCGTCTCGAGGAAGAGCAGGCCGCGGCCGGCCTGCGTGCCGCCGAAGAGAAGCGCAAGGCGATGAACGATCTCGCCGACCGCTTCGATCGCGCCGTGGGCGGTATCGTCGGTTCGGTCTCCTCCGCTGCGACCGAGCTGGAAGCCGCAGCGAAAACCCTGACCTCCACCGCCGAGGAAACCTCGATCCAGACCTCGGCCGTGTCCTCGGCCTCCGAGCAGATGGCCAACAACGTCCAGACTGTCGCCTCCGCCACCGAGGAGATGTCGATTTCGGCGCGCGAGATCGCCAGCCAGGTGACGCGCTCCACCGAGATCGCCGAGAAGGCGGTTCACGAAGCCGGCGACACCGCCCGCAAGATGCAGGACCTGTCCTCGGCGACCCAGTCGATCGGCGCCATCGTCAGCCTGATCGAGGCCATTGCCGGCCAGACCAACCTCCTCGCCCTCAACGCCACGATCGAGGCGGCGCGCGCGGGCGAGGCCGGCAAGGGCTTCGCGGTCGTCGCCGCCGAGGTGAAGCAGCTCGCCGACCAGACCAGCAAGGCGACCGCCCAGATCGGCGCGCAGATCTCCCAGATCCAGAGCGCTTCGGGCTCAGCAGCCCAGGCCATCGAGGCGATCACCGAGACGATCCGGAACATGAGCGCGATCTCCACCTCCATTGCCGCGGCCATGGAGGAGCAGACCTCGGCCACCAACGAGATTGCCCGCAACGTCCAGCAGGCCTCCGCCGGCACCGCCGAGGTGTCCTCCAACATCGAGGGCGTCAACCAGGCGGCCTCCAGCACGGGTGCTGCGGCCGCTCAGGTCCTGGGCTCGGCGGCGGAGCTGTCGCGGAACGCCGAAAGGCTGCGGGGCGAGTTGCAGACCTTCCTCTCCAACGTCCGCGCGGCCTGA